ACAGAAGGGCTAAAGAGCAGGTATTAAGATCTCTCCAGTATGAGTACAGAGATAGAAGGCTCAGAAAGAGAGATTTTAGAAAGCTGTGGATAACAAGGATCAATGCTGCTGCAAGGCTTAACGGTCTGTCTTACAGCCAGTTCATACACGGGCTGAAGCTTGCAGGTATTGATCTTAACAGAAAAGTTCTTGCTGACATAGCTGTTACAGACCCTGAAGGATTTACAAAGCTTGCAGAAACGGCAAAATCAGCTCTTTCTCAGGGGTAAGGATTGAGCCTTAAAGATCAGATAGAAAGCTTAGGAAAAGAGGCTATTGAGCTTATTAAAAAAGTGGAAAGCCTGGAGAAGCTGAATGCCTTAAGGGTGGAATATCTGGGAAAAAAAGGAAAGCTTAAGAGTATTCTTAAAAC
The sequence above is drawn from the Persephonella sp. genome and encodes:
- the rplT gene encoding 50S ribosomal protein L20, which codes for MRVKGPSSKKHKKKILKLAKGYYGAKHRSYRRAKEQVLRSLQYEYRDRRLRKRDFRKLWITRINAAARLNGLSYSQFIHGLKLAGIDLNRKVLADIAVTDPEGFTKLAETAKSALSQG